A window from Micromonospora profundi encodes these proteins:
- a CDS encoding sulfurtransferase — translation MSVPNDPDPRLQSYADPQRLVTTEWLAEHLGDDGLVVVESDEDVLLYESGHIPGAVKVDWHLDLNDQVTRDYLDATRFAEMCAAKGIGRGDTVVFYGDNFNWWAAYALWVFSLFGHVDVRLLDGGRQKWVAEGRELTRDKPNRPRADYPVPLRDDAPLRAFREQVMAHIAVGRPLVDVRSPGEYTGEMLHMPDYPQEGALRGGHIPGAVNKPWKSAANEDGTFRSADELRAIYADQLGLSPDDDVIAYCRIGERSSHTWFVLRHLLGYPQVRNYDGSWTEWGNLVRAPVVKGDQPGGIAA, via the coding sequence ATGTCTGTGCCGAACGATCCTGATCCCCGCCTCCAGTCGTACGCGGACCCGCAGCGGCTGGTCACCACCGAGTGGCTGGCCGAGCACCTGGGCGACGATGGCCTCGTCGTGGTCGAGTCCGACGAGGACGTGCTGCTCTACGAATCCGGTCATATCCCCGGCGCCGTGAAGGTCGACTGGCACCTCGACCTGAACGACCAGGTGACCCGGGACTACCTCGATGCCACGCGCTTCGCCGAGATGTGCGCCGCCAAGGGCATCGGCCGGGGCGACACTGTCGTCTTCTACGGCGACAACTTCAACTGGTGGGCCGCGTACGCCCTCTGGGTGTTCTCGCTCTTCGGCCACGTCGATGTGCGACTGCTCGACGGCGGCCGGCAGAAGTGGGTCGCCGAGGGGCGCGAGCTGACCCGTGACAAGCCGAACCGGCCGCGCGCCGACTACCCGGTGCCGCTGCGCGACGACGCGCCGCTGCGGGCGTTCCGCGAGCAGGTGATGGCGCACATCGCCGTCGGACGGCCGCTTGTCGACGTCCGGTCCCCGGGGGAGTACACGGGCGAGATGCTGCACATGCCGGACTACCCGCAGGAGGGCGCGCTGCGCGGCGGGCACATCCCGGGCGCTGTCAACAAGCCGTGGAAGTCCGCCGCGAACGAGGACGGCACGTTCCGGTCCGCCGACGAGCTGCGCGCCATCTACGCCGACCAGCTCGGGCTCAGCCCGGACGACGACGTGATCGCGTACTGCCGGATCGGCGAGCGGTCCAGCCACACCTGGTTCGTGCTGCGGCACCTGCTGGGCTACCCGCAGGTGCGCAACTACGACGGTTCGTGGACCGAGTGGGGCAACCTGGTCCGGGCACCTGTCGTAAAGGGTGACCAGCCCGGCGGTATCGCCGCCTGA
- a CDS encoding GAP family protein: MSFLTVLPLAVVVAAGTKLIVAVFLASSDRPRAASLSFLAGVGLVVAAGVTASWLLTRWLGGLTADASAVAGRVDRGRLIDVVVLVLLVMLAAVVWVRRNRAGPPRWLGSVGRGDPRWALRAGVVLVVVAPTDDLTMAAVGASVARHDLPWWHLLPFVLVTVFLLALPLLALLLLGRRATRVLTALRRWAEGHAWVVNEVLIAFFALFTVLDLVRSG, translated from the coding sequence ATGAGCTTCCTGACCGTCCTGCCACTGGCCGTGGTGGTGGCCGCCGGAACGAAGCTGATCGTGGCGGTCTTCCTCGCCTCGTCGGACCGGCCCCGGGCAGCGTCGCTGAGCTTCCTCGCCGGTGTTGGGCTGGTGGTGGCCGCCGGGGTGACGGCGAGCTGGCTGCTGACCCGCTGGTTGGGTGGGCTGACCGCCGACGCCAGCGCCGTCGCGGGCCGGGTCGACAGGGGCCGGCTCATCGACGTGGTGGTGCTCGTCCTGCTGGTGATGCTGGCCGCGGTGGTCTGGGTGCGCCGGAACCGGGCCGGGCCACCCCGGTGGCTGGGCAGCGTCGGACGCGGCGACCCGCGCTGGGCGCTGCGAGCGGGTGTGGTGCTCGTCGTGGTGGCGCCCACCGACGACCTGACGATGGCCGCCGTCGGAGCGAGCGTGGCCCGACACGATCTGCCGTGGTGGCATCTGTTGCCGTTCGTGCTGGTCACCGTGTTCCTGCTGGCGTTGCCGTTGTTGGCGTTGCTGCTGCTCGGGCGTCGCGCGACCCGGGTGTTGACGGCCCTGCGGCGGTGGGCCGAGGGGCATGCCTGGGTGGTGAACGAGGTGCTTATCGCGTTCTTCGCGCTGTTCACAGTGCTGGACCTGGTGCGCTCGGGGTGA
- a CDS encoding DsbA family oxidoreductase, with product MEIEIYADVVCPWCYIGKRRLDEALARYEGEVTVRYRPFQLDPSPVPEPRPTVEAMAAKFGGPERARQMFDHVTQIAAADGLRLDFDSALIANTFDAHRLVSYATDHGRAAEMVEALYQAHFQQGVDIGSREALAAIAGGIGLDAADARRFLESDERVADITAQLATARDLGISSVPTFVLAGKYAVSGAQETQTLLAALAEVEQRESATN from the coding sequence ATGGAGATCGAAATCTACGCCGACGTCGTCTGCCCGTGGTGCTACATCGGCAAGCGGCGGCTGGATGAGGCTCTGGCCCGCTACGAGGGCGAGGTGACGGTGCGCTACCGGCCGTTCCAGCTCGACCCGTCGCCGGTGCCCGAGCCCCGCCCGACTGTGGAGGCGATGGCCGCGAAGTTCGGCGGGCCGGAGCGGGCGCGGCAGATGTTCGACCACGTGACCCAGATCGCTGCCGCTGACGGGCTACGACTGGACTTCGACAGCGCGCTGATCGCCAACACCTTCGACGCGCACCGGCTGGTCTCGTACGCCACCGACCACGGTCGGGCCGCCGAGATGGTCGAGGCGCTCTACCAGGCGCACTTCCAACAGGGTGTCGACATCGGCTCCCGGGAGGCACTGGCCGCCATCGCCGGCGGGATCGGCCTGGACGCCGCCGACGCACGCCGGTTCCTCGAGTCCGACGAGCGCGTCGCCGACATCACCGCACAGTTGGCCACCGCCCGGGACCTGGGCATCAGCAGCGTGCCGACCTTCGTCCTGGCCGGGAAGTACGCGGTTTCCGGCGCACAGGAGACGCAGACGTTGCTGGCCGCTCTCGCCGAGGTCGAGCAGCGGGAGTCTGCGACGAACTGA
- a CDS encoding YbaK/EbsC family protein translates to MGTLKTEPARARLDLLAAPVAEAIAQWPVEAPVDVDDVFVAPIDADLADTAAFCAAYEVGLEVSANCVVVAGKREGVVRYAACVILATTRADVNGVARRALDVRKASFAPMDDAVELTGMEYGGITPIGLPAQWPILVDARVIATPHVIIGSGVRHSKIALPGPALGALPGAQVVEGLAKPA, encoded by the coding sequence ATGGGAACGCTGAAGACCGAACCGGCCCGTGCCCGCCTCGACCTGCTCGCCGCGCCGGTGGCGGAGGCCATCGCCCAGTGGCCCGTCGAGGCGCCGGTGGACGTCGACGACGTGTTTGTCGCTCCGATCGACGCCGACCTCGCCGACACGGCTGCCTTCTGCGCCGCGTACGAGGTGGGGCTGGAGGTGTCGGCCAACTGTGTGGTGGTGGCCGGCAAGCGTGAGGGTGTGGTCCGCTACGCGGCCTGCGTCATCCTGGCCACCACCCGTGCCGACGTCAACGGGGTGGCCCGGCGGGCGTTGGACGTACGCAAGGCGAGCTTCGCCCCGATGGACGACGCGGTCGAGTTGACAGGCATGGAGTACGGCGGCATCACGCCGATCGGGCTGCCGGCCCAGTGGCCGATCCTCGTCGACGCTCGGGTGATCGCCACGCCGCACGTGATCATCGGGTCCGGCGTACGGCACAGCAAGATCGCGCTGCCGGGGCCGGCGCTCGGCGCCCTGCCCGGCGCGCAGGTCGTCGAGGGCCTGGCCAAGCCCGCCTGA
- a CDS encoding TetR/AcrR family transcriptional regulator — MTETAPRTQPRRSDTTRAAILRAARERFAADGYERATIRAIAADAKIDPSMVMRYYGSKEGLFAAAAEFDLRLPDLTAVPAGQLGETLVRHFLTRWEGDETLVALLRAASTNPGAAERMRGIFADQLTAAVATFGTDPATTGRRAGLVASQILGLAFTRYIVRLPPMVDLAPEELVSWIAPTLQRYLTGRVEN, encoded by the coding sequence ATGACAGAGACGGCGCCCCGGACCCAACCCCGCCGCTCGGACACCACCCGCGCGGCGATCCTGCGAGCCGCCCGGGAGCGGTTCGCCGCCGACGGGTACGAACGGGCCACGATCCGGGCCATCGCCGCCGACGCGAAGATCGACCCGTCGATGGTCATGCGCTACTACGGCAGCAAGGAGGGGCTGTTCGCGGCGGCTGCCGAATTCGACCTGCGGCTGCCCGACCTCACCGCCGTACCGGCCGGGCAACTGGGCGAGACGCTGGTCCGGCACTTCCTCACCCGCTGGGAGGGCGACGAGACACTGGTGGCGCTGCTGCGGGCCGCCAGCACCAACCCGGGCGCTGCCGAACGCATGCGCGGGATCTTCGCCGACCAGCTCACCGCGGCCGTTGCCACCTTCGGCACCGACCCGGCGACAACCGGCCGCCGCGCCGGCCTGGTCGCCAGCCAGATCCTCGGCCTCGCCTTCACCCGCTACATCGTTCGCCTGCCGCCCATGGTGGACCTGGCACCGGAGGAACTGGTTTCCTGGATCGCACCGACCCTCCAGCGCTACCTGACCGGGCGGGTCGAGAACTGA
- a CDS encoding SDR family oxidoreductase, with product MAAGRETTMKVLVTGAGGHLGRPTLARLREDGVDVRATGRRARQDSDVEWVVADLATGDGVAEAVAGVDAVLHLASSPRGRTHQVDVLGTRRLVVAAAAAGVRHLVYVSIVGVDRVPIPYYRHKLAAEQVVAAGPVPWSVLRATQFPQFLDDLLASSSRLGPVIGDRAVLAQPVDPGEVAARLAARLVAGPLGGIEEYGGPQVLRFDEAVRAWREARGSRRPLLPVRIPGRLGRELRAGGLLTDALPRGVRTWADHLADTYGGTGRK from the coding sequence ATGGCGGCGGGACGGGAGACGACGATGAAGGTGCTTGTCACCGGGGCGGGTGGTCATCTGGGTCGGCCGACGCTGGCCCGGCTACGCGAGGACGGGGTGGATGTCCGTGCCACCGGCCGGCGGGCGCGTCAGGACTCCGACGTCGAGTGGGTGGTCGCCGACCTTGCCACCGGGGACGGTGTGGCCGAGGCGGTGGCGGGAGTGGACGCGGTGCTGCACCTGGCGTCCTCGCCTCGGGGCAGGACCCACCAGGTGGACGTGCTGGGCACCCGTCGGCTGGTGGTGGCAGCCGCCGCGGCCGGCGTCCGGCACCTGGTCTACGTCTCGATCGTCGGCGTGGATCGGGTGCCGATCCCGTACTACCGGCACAAGCTCGCCGCCGAGCAGGTGGTCGCTGCCGGTCCGGTGCCGTGGTCGGTGCTGCGGGCCACCCAGTTCCCCCAGTTCCTGGACGACCTGCTGGCGTCCAGTTCCCGGCTGGGCCCGGTGATCGGCGACCGGGCGGTGCTCGCCCAGCCGGTCGACCCGGGCGAGGTGGCGGCCCGCCTCGCGGCCCGGCTGGTCGCCGGCCCGCTCGGTGGAATCGAGGAGTACGGAGGCCCGCAGGTGCTCCGCTTCGACGAGGCGGTCCGCGCCTGGCGGGAGGCCCGAGGCTCACGCAGACCGCTGCTGCCGGTGCGGATTCCGGGCCGGCTCGGTCGTGAGCTGCGCGCCGGTGGTCTGCTCACCGACGCCCTGCCGCGCGGCGTACGCACATGGGCCGACCATCTCGCCGACACGTACGGGGGAACCGGCCGGAAATGA
- a CDS encoding transporter substrate-binding domain-containing protein, whose amino-acid sequence MSQASEPNPAGPAPADTTSPRTARSRQIRLVGLTVALAVLVAALVPIVLAAGPPTRDELLEQAGMKGKQQLVIGVKDDQPGISQRFGNNVWKGFDVDIAYMIAGFLGFDHSQVRFLPIESEDRARRQARDNDGFVTVDLVIASYSINDKRVDEGAVFSSSYLHTEQSVVTLKSFKGQVSSLEDLSGRTVCSLTTSTSIQRLGEAGAKPTGRNRISECIQMLYDGTVEAVTTDAAILAGFVTGDRPDDSGQRFPVTLRNVKPLQHWDIGSSPQERWGINTGPNKALRDLVDLALYVSANDEEDSTWEDAYNTNLRWQQGYNLPQPVAEQQQPEARKVEVRQWPWERIALPAPAHPGSPATPPTRAVRVGWRGRGRRSSGC is encoded by the coding sequence TTGAGTCAGGCAAGCGAACCGAACCCCGCCGGGCCAGCCCCGGCGGACACCACCTCGCCACGCACCGCCCGGAGTCGCCAGATCCGCCTCGTGGGGCTCACTGTCGCGCTTGCCGTCCTGGTGGCGGCCCTTGTCCCGATCGTGCTCGCCGCCGGTCCCCCGACCCGCGACGAACTGCTCGAACAGGCCGGCATGAAGGGTAAGCAACAGCTCGTCATCGGGGTGAAGGACGACCAGCCCGGCATCTCCCAGCGCTTCGGCAACAACGTCTGGAAGGGCTTCGACGTCGACATCGCCTACATGATCGCCGGGTTCCTCGGGTTCGATCATTCCCAGGTGCGGTTCCTGCCGATCGAGAGCGAGGACCGGGCCCGTCGACAGGCCCGCGACAACGACGGCTTCGTCACCGTCGACCTGGTCATCGCCTCCTACAGCATCAACGACAAGCGCGTGGACGAGGGCGCTGTCTTCTCCTCCTCGTACCTGCACACCGAGCAGTCGGTGGTGACCTTGAAGAGCTTCAAGGGCCAGGTGAGCAGCCTGGAGGACCTGAGCGGGCGGACGGTGTGCTCGCTCACCACGTCGACGTCCATCCAGCGCCTCGGTGAGGCCGGCGCCAAGCCGACAGGCCGCAACCGGATCAGCGAGTGCATCCAGATGCTGTACGACGGCACGGTCGAGGCGGTCACCACCGACGCGGCGATCCTCGCCGGCTTCGTCACCGGCGACCGGCCCGACGACAGCGGTCAGCGCTTCCCGGTCACGCTCCGCAACGTCAAGCCGTTGCAGCACTGGGACATCGGCTCGTCGCCCCAGGAGAGGTGGGGTATCAACACCGGCCCGAACAAGGCGCTGCGCGACCTTGTCGACCTCGCGCTCTACGTCTCGGCCAACGACGAGGAGGACTCGACCTGGGAGGACGCGTACAACACCAACCTCCGCTGGCAGCAGGGATACAACCTCCCGCAGCCGGTCGCGGAACAGCAGCAACCCGAGGCGAGGAAGGTGGAGGTGCGACAGTGGCCGTGGGAGAGGATCGCGCTACCCGCCCCGGCGCACCCCGGATCGCCAGCAACCCCGCCAACGCGGGCCGTCCGCGTCGGATGGCGGGGGCGCGGCAGGCGCAGCAGTGGCTGCTGA
- a CDS encoding SGNH/GDSL hydrolase family protein: MRWRSYVAVGDSFTEGMDDAYPDGTYRGWADLVATRLAAEAGPDFRYANLAIRGRLFPSVVAEQVPAAVAMKPDLISFAAGGNDVLRRTFDPERIVTRFDDVVRQLRSGGADVLLFRFADVMARLPGQRLVAPRVELLNQAVGETAERHGAILVDLYADDTFLNPMLWSTDRLHLSEFGHRRVAGQVLNALGVGCDEEWLMVPPHPAPSPWLAARAADLRWAGRHLAPWIKRRLTGRSSGDTVTAKRPLLGPIVD; this comes from the coding sequence GTGCGCTGGCGCAGTTATGTCGCGGTCGGGGACAGCTTCACCGAGGGAATGGACGACGCGTACCCCGATGGCACCTACCGGGGTTGGGCGGACCTGGTGGCGACCCGGCTGGCGGCCGAGGCCGGCCCCGACTTCCGCTACGCAAACCTGGCCATCCGGGGTCGCCTCTTTCCCAGCGTGGTCGCCGAGCAGGTGCCCGCCGCGGTGGCGATGAAGCCCGACCTGATCAGCTTCGCGGCCGGCGGAAACGACGTGTTGCGCCGCACCTTCGACCCGGAAAGGATCGTCACCCGCTTCGACGACGTGGTTCGCCAACTGCGCTCGGGCGGCGCGGACGTCCTGCTCTTCCGGTTCGCCGACGTGATGGCCCGGCTGCCCGGCCAGCGCCTCGTCGCCCCCCGGGTGGAGTTGCTCAACCAGGCGGTCGGTGAGACCGCCGAGCGGCACGGCGCCATCCTCGTCGACCTGTACGCCGACGACACCTTCCTCAACCCGATGCTCTGGAGCACCGACCGGCTGCACCTGTCCGAGTTCGGGCACCGGCGGGTCGCCGGGCAGGTGTTGAACGCGCTCGGCGTGGGCTGCGACGAGGAGTGGCTGATGGTTCCGCCGCACCCGGCCCCGTCGCCGTGGCTCGCAGCCCGCGCGGCCGACCTGCGCTGGGCCGGCCGGCACCTCGCCCCGTGGATCAAGCGGCGGCTCACCGGCCGCTCGTCCGGCGACACGGTGACCGCGAAGCGTCCGCTGCTCGGGCCGATCGTCGACTGA
- a CDS encoding CBS domain-containing protein, protein MAGYRVSDVMTKQVVYLPVETTLDEAAKVMKEADIGDVVVTEGATLAGMLTDRDIVVRAVAENSSPASTTIGSIITREVVMIEQHCTAGEAATLMRDRGIRRVLVCDSDRKLVGIVSLGDLAMQLDPTSALSEISEQTPTV, encoded by the coding sequence ATGGCCGGTTACCGGGTCAGTGATGTGATGACCAAGCAGGTGGTCTATCTGCCGGTGGAGACCACCCTGGACGAGGCGGCCAAGGTGATGAAGGAGGCGGACATCGGCGACGTGGTTGTCACCGAGGGCGCCACTCTCGCCGGCATGCTCACCGATCGCGACATCGTGGTCAGGGCGGTGGCCGAGAACAGTTCACCGGCGTCCACCACCATCGGCTCGATCATCACCCGCGAGGTGGTCATGATCGAGCAGCACTGCACGGCTGGTGAGGCGGCGACGCTCATGCGGGACCGGGGCATCCGGCGGGTGCTTGTCTGCGACAGCGACCGCAAGCTTGTCGGGATCGTGTCGCTCGGCGACCTGGCCATGCAGCTCGACCCGACGAGCGCCCTCAGCGAGATCAGCGAGCAAACCCCCACTGTGTAA
- a CDS encoding SufE family protein, translating into MADMPARLAEIVDEFAAAPRDLVLEMLLEYADVVPPLPDDTVREGMEQVPECQTAFFLRARVTPDGVVDTLFDCPPEAPTTRAFAGILAEGLAGASAEEVLAVPDDLYQRMGLAQAISPLRVRGGTAILGRLKRQVREQLG; encoded by the coding sequence ATGGCTGACATGCCGGCCCGACTGGCCGAGATCGTCGACGAGTTCGCTGCCGCGCCGCGCGACCTGGTGCTGGAGATGCTCCTGGAGTACGCGGACGTCGTCCCACCACTGCCGGACGACACCGTGCGCGAGGGCATGGAGCAGGTGCCGGAGTGCCAGACGGCGTTCTTCCTGCGCGCCCGGGTGACGCCGGACGGGGTCGTCGACACCCTCTTCGACTGCCCGCCGGAGGCGCCCACCACGAGGGCGTTCGCCGGGATCCTCGCCGAAGGACTGGCCGGCGCGAGCGCCGAGGAGGTGCTGGCCGTGCCGGACGACCTCTACCAGCGGATGGGCCTGGCGCAGGCGATCAGCCCGCTGCGCGTACGCGGTGGCACGGCGATCCTGGGCCGACTCAAGCGGCAGGTACGGGAACAACTCGGCTGA
- a CDS encoding FAD-dependent oxidoreductase, giving the protein MSTDVLVVGAGPTGLATALTLARRGVDVTVLDQQAEPPMTSRAAVVHAYTLEVLDLVGAAAPLVAQGVRSPGFTVRDRDRVLLRVPFHDLPSRFPYALLVSQSVTEEVLAGQLADLGVRVRRPSRLTGLARTGDGVLAQVDGEPLRARYVVGADGLHSTVRQAAGIGFTGPSDLESFALADVRVDSSLPCDEVALFLARSGPLVWAPLPDGVVRLVAAVPTPPTDPDRAYLQALLDERGPARRPDRVTDVLWGSRFRVHHRIADTFRSGPVLLAGDSGHVHSPAGGQGMNLGICDAVAAGTALADVLAGGSETLLDDYSARQRPMAEDVLSLAAGLTRLATASPVRRPARDVLLRLIGAVPPVRRNVALRLSGLSHRERTPG; this is encoded by the coding sequence ATGAGCACCGACGTTCTGGTGGTGGGAGCAGGCCCCACCGGCCTCGCCACCGCACTGACGCTGGCCCGCCGCGGCGTCGACGTGACAGTGCTCGACCAACAGGCCGAGCCGCCCATGACCTCCCGCGCGGCGGTCGTGCACGCGTACACCCTTGAGGTGCTGGACCTGGTCGGCGCCGCAGCGCCGCTTGTCGCCCAGGGTGTGCGGTCGCCGGGCTTCACAGTGCGCGACCGGGACCGGGTGCTCCTGAGAGTTCCGTTCCACGACCTGCCGTCCCGCTTTCCCTACGCGCTGCTGGTCTCCCAGTCCGTCACCGAGGAGGTGCTCGCCGGGCAGCTGGCCGACCTCGGCGTGCGGGTGCGGCGACCGAGCCGGCTGACCGGCCTTGCCCGGACCGGCGACGGGGTGCTCGCGCAGGTGGACGGGGAGCCTCTGCGCGCCCGGTACGTGGTCGGCGCGGACGGCCTGCACAGCACCGTGAGGCAGGCCGCCGGCATCGGCTTCACAGGCCCCAGCGACCTGGAGTCCTTCGCGCTCGCCGACGTGCGGGTGGACAGCTCGCTGCCGTGCGACGAGGTGGCCCTCTTCCTCGCCCGTTCCGGACCGCTGGTCTGGGCGCCCCTCCCGGACGGGGTGGTCCGGCTTGTCGCTGCCGTGCCGACGCCGCCGACAGACCCGGACCGGGCGTACCTCCAGGCACTGCTCGACGAACGGGGCCCGGCGCGGCGGCCCGACCGGGTGACCGACGTGCTCTGGGGCTCCCGCTTCCGGGTGCACCACCGGATCGCCGACACCTTCCGCTCCGGGCCGGTGCTGCTGGCCGGCGACTCCGGACACGTCCACAGCCCCGCCGGTGGGCAGGGCATGAACCTCGGCATCTGCGACGCGGTCGCCGCCGGTACCGCGCTGGCCGACGTGCTCGCCGGCGGTTCGGAGACGTTGCTCGACGACTACAGCGCCCGCCAGCGCCCGATGGCCGAGGACGTGCTGAGCCTCGCCGCCGGCCTGACCCGGCTGGCGACCGCCTCCCCGGTGCGCCGGCCGGCCCGCGATGTGCTGCTCCGGCTGATCGGCGCAGTGCCGCCGGTCCGCCGGAATGTCGCACTGCGCCTGTCCGGGCTGTCCCACAGGGAACGGACCCCGGGCTAG
- a CDS encoding SigE family RNA polymerase sigma factor yields MAPTANDGRDGYLAFVESHQHRLLRAAYLICGNRHQAEDLLQDALLKLALRWTSVRDGDPAAYVRAILYRDAVSWWRRRRREWLSAAPPDQATRDRDGALRLALHDALGQLPPRQRAVLVLRYYEDLTEVATAEALGVTVGTVKSQCHSALRRLREVAPDLAPPTRAHSGDLATGVEVNP; encoded by the coding sequence ATGGCACCGACGGCGAACGACGGCCGCGACGGCTACCTCGCCTTCGTGGAGAGCCACCAGCACCGGCTGCTCCGCGCGGCGTACCTGATCTGCGGTAATCGACACCAGGCCGAGGACCTCCTCCAGGACGCCCTGCTGAAGCTGGCGCTGCGCTGGACCTCGGTACGCGACGGCGACCCCGCCGCCTACGTGCGGGCCATCCTCTACCGCGACGCCGTGTCCTGGTGGCGTCGTCGACGCCGGGAGTGGCTGAGCGCCGCGCCGCCGGACCAGGCGACCCGCGACCGCGACGGCGCGCTGCGGCTGGCGCTGCACGACGCGCTGGGACAACTCCCGCCCCGGCAGCGGGCCGTCCTGGTCCTGCGCTACTACGAGGACCTGACCGAGGTCGCCACTGCCGAAGCGCTCGGCGTGACAGTCGGCACCGTGAAGAGCCAGTGCCACAGCGCCCTGCGCCGACTCCGCGAGGTGGCACCGGACCTCGCCCCGCCCACCCGAGCGCACTCGGGCGACCTGGCAACCGGTGTGGAGGTGAACCCGTGA
- a CDS encoding proline--tRNA ligase codes for MLLRMSTLLLRTLREDPADAEVPSHRLLLRAGYIRRAASGGYTWLPLGKLVLDRITEVVRGELFAIGDQEVHFPALLPAEPYQTSGRWAEYGDDIFTLADRRGAEHLLAPTHEEMAALLVKDLFTSYRDFPVTLFQVQTKFRDEARPRAGLLRGREFLMKDAYSFDLDDEGLREAYARHRAAYRRIFDRLGLDYTVVHAMSGAMGGSASEEFLATTPVGEDTFVGCTTCDYAANTEAVVTRAPAAADPVAQPAVEVHDTPETPTIASLVELANARRLGGRDDWTAAATLKNVVLTVRQPGAERAEPLVIGLPGDREVDLKRVGAALHPAQVAVFDEWAEHPELVRGYIGPQGLDKLGVRYLVDPRVAPGSAWLTGANEPGRHATGVVSGRDFTPDGTIEAAEVRAGDPCPDCADGELTIRRGIEIGHIFQLGRRFTDAFAVDVLGPAGKPVRPTMGCYGIGISRAVAAIAEQHHDDRGLCWPAAIAPCDVHLVVAGKGPQLDAALELGGRLAAAGVRVLVDDRTHVSAGVKFTDAELIGIPRSVVVGRRLTDGYVEVRTRVGDDRVELPLDGLVERIVHEVHSERGNLGVAAR; via the coding sequence ATGCTGCTTCGCATGTCGACCCTGTTGCTGCGGACCCTGCGCGAGGATCCGGCCGACGCGGAGGTGCCGAGCCATCGGCTGCTGCTGCGCGCCGGTTACATCCGCCGCGCCGCATCGGGCGGCTACACCTGGCTGCCGCTGGGCAAGCTGGTGCTGGACCGGATCACCGAGGTGGTGCGGGGCGAACTGTTCGCGATCGGCGACCAGGAGGTGCACTTCCCGGCGCTGCTACCCGCCGAGCCGTACCAGACCAGCGGCCGGTGGGCGGAGTACGGCGACGACATCTTCACCCTCGCCGACCGGCGCGGCGCCGAGCACCTGCTGGCGCCCACCCACGAGGAGATGGCGGCGCTGCTCGTCAAGGACCTGTTCACCTCGTACCGGGACTTCCCGGTGACGTTGTTCCAGGTGCAGACGAAGTTCCGCGACGAGGCACGGCCCCGGGCAGGGCTGCTGCGCGGCCGGGAGTTCCTGATGAAGGACGCGTACTCCTTCGACCTGGACGACGAAGGGCTGCGGGAGGCGTACGCCCGGCACCGGGCGGCGTACCGGCGGATCTTCGACCGGCTGGGCCTGGACTACACGGTGGTGCACGCGATGTCCGGCGCGATGGGCGGCTCGGCGTCGGAGGAGTTCCTTGCCACGACGCCGGTCGGCGAGGACACGTTCGTGGGCTGCACGACCTGCGACTACGCGGCGAACACCGAGGCGGTCGTCACGCGGGCGCCGGCCGCCGCTGATCCGGTCGCGCAGCCTGCCGTCGAGGTGCACGACACTCCCGAGACGCCGACGATCGCCAGCCTCGTGGAGTTGGCCAACGCCCGCCGGCTGGGCGGCCGGGACGACTGGACAGCCGCCGCCACCCTCAAGAACGTCGTGCTGACTGTGCGGCAGCCGGGCGCCGAGCGGGCCGAGCCCCTGGTGATCGGGTTGCCCGGTGACCGGGAGGTCGACCTGAAGCGGGTCGGCGCGGCCCTGCACCCGGCACAGGTCGCCGTCTTCGACGAGTGGGCCGAGCATCCGGAACTGGTACGCGGGTACATCGGCCCGCAAGGGCTCGACAAGCTGGGCGTCCGCTACCTGGTCGACCCGCGGGTGGCACCCGGCTCGGCGTGGCTGACCGGCGCGAACGAGCCGGGTCGACACGCGACCGGTGTGGTGTCCGGACGGGACTTCACACCGGACGGCACGATCGAGGCGGCCGAGGTACGCGCCGGCGACCCCTGCCCCGACTGCGCCGACGGCGAGTTGACGATCCGGCGGGGCATCGAGATCGGGCACATCTTCCAGCTCGGCCGCCGGTTCACCGACGCGTTCGCTGTCGACGTGCTCGGCCCTGCCGGCAAACCCGTCCGGCCCACGATGGGCTGCTACGGCATCGGGATCTCCCGGGCCGTGGCGGCGATCGCCGAGCAGCACCACGACGACAGGGGGCTCTGCTGGCCGGCAGCGATCGCGCCGTGCGACGTACACCTGGTGGTTGCGGGTAAGGGGCCGCAGCTCGACGCGGCGCTGGAGCTCGGCGGACGCCTCGCCGCAGCCGGCGTGCGCGTGCTTGTCGATGACCGGACGCACGTGTCGGCCGGTGTGAAGTTCACCGACGCGGAGCTGATCGGCATCCCGCGCAGCGTCGTGGTCGGCCGCCGCCTGACCGACGGGTACGTCGAGGTGCGTACGCGGGTCGGCGACGACCGCGTGGAATTGCCGTTGGACGGTCTGGTGGAGCGCATCGTCCACGAAGTACACAGCGAACGTGGGAACCTGGGTGTAGCCGCCAGGTGA